The following coding sequences lie in one Pseudomonas syringae CC1557 genomic window:
- a CDS encoding DUF1127 domain-containing protein: MERTLSSDLFSESTVNTAKSSLPLRAFANLMLWQRRLSSRHQLARLDARLLADAGISESQRYEELSKPFWR; encoded by the coding sequence ATGGAACGTACACTCAGTTCCGATCTGTTCAGCGAAAGCACCGTCAACACCGCAAAATCTTCTCTGCCTCTGCGCGCATTCGCCAACCTGATGCTCTGGCAGCGTCGTCTGTCCAGCCGCCATCAACTGGCCCGTCTGGATGCACGCTTGCTGGCTGACGCCGGTATCAGCGAATCCCAGCGTTATGAAGAGCTGAGCAAGCCGTTCTGGCGCTAA
- a CDS encoding DUF2388 domain-containing protein — MSLLRTLGAAFLLTAAAGANASSFIVTTDAVVDAVNASTRATSNVSSSLKDDKIVLAARDDAASFVASSGEIRSARLEGALQHIRQQLPELQATDGQLAQAILAI; from the coding sequence ATGTCTCTGCTCCGTACCCTTGGCGCTGCCTTCCTGTTGACCGCTGCAGCAGGCGCCAATGCCTCCAGCTTTATTGTGACCACTGATGCTGTGGTCGATGCAGTCAACGCTTCTACCCGTGCCACGTCCAATGTGTCTTCGTCCCTGAAGGACGACAAAATCGTCCTCGCTGCACGTGATGATGCGGCCAGTTTTGTCGCCAGCTCCGGCGAGATCCGCAGCGCTCGTCTGGAAGGTGCCTTGCAGCACATCCGTCAGCAACTGCCGGAACTGCAAGCAACCGACGGTCAACTGGCTCAGGCCATCCTGGCCATCTGA
- a CDS encoding DUF2388 domain-containing protein: MRLLHLLLVAPFASLMLLGQAQAFDTTTQGLVKTGYVTSQVTTAPFDNKLIMAARDDAAAFIASDGHLRGARLESALHALRQADVKLHASDLELAQAILVQ, translated from the coding sequence ATGCGTTTATTGCACCTTCTGCTTGTCGCACCCTTTGCCAGCCTGATGCTCCTCGGTCAGGCGCAAGCGTTCGATACGACCACACAAGGCCTGGTCAAGACCGGCTACGTTACCAGTCAGGTCACAACAGCACCTTTCGACAACAAGCTGATCATGGCGGCGAGGGACGACGCTGCGGCCTTCATTGCCAGCGACGGACACCTGCGCGGTGCACGACTTGAATCAGCCTTGCACGCCTTGCGTCAGGCAGATGTGAAACTTCATGCCAGCGACCTTGAACTGGCGCAGGCAATCCTCGTCCAATAG
- a CDS encoding DUF2388 domain-containing protein, producing MRTPLIAASLGLLLLADFAQAQTVVATSNIIVRAFGRTIDFTSDTTTSIRDSKVVIQAKDDAASYVASGGDIHGAQLDAAFDTLRTRLPEARGASDQTLAEAILAL from the coding sequence ATGCGTACCCCGCTGATTGCTGCTTCCCTCGGCCTGCTGTTGCTGGCCGACTTTGCCCAGGCACAGACTGTTGTGGCCACGAGCAACATCATCGTTCGCGCGTTCGGCCGTACTATCGACTTCACTTCGGACACTACCACCTCGATTCGTGACTCCAAGGTCGTGATTCAGGCCAAGGACGATGCTGCCAGCTACGTCGCCAGCGGTGGCGATATCCACGGTGCCCAGCTCGATGCGGCTTTCGACACACTGCGCACCCGCTTGCCGGAAGCACGCGGTGCCAGCGATCAGACCCTGGCTGAAGCAATCCTCGCATTGTGA
- a CDS encoding DUF7844 domain-containing protein — protein MRKLRAWLLAGALSLVGTHAFASLTLELHTDGLDAAQQHASQTLLDEAMRALPPSFVEALDRKVEVSWSSDMPQNAYGQAAGPYQLYLNSHLLASLTDGSAATAETGRPHGTVRRELLATVLHELTHVYDRARLWSATERATLFRCSSRNSSLGKVGLPDDCRGQTERRFTLSDDPRLLDLAGWQQYVGRRGEREEHNGQVARSPDIYETTSPLEFVAVNMEYFLLDPAYACRRPALYAYYKERFGWAPAARAECPTYYPYLNAGSDFGREPLGKLDPERVYAVDYLLAEANQNWASRWGHSMLRLVICKPGRPRGPDCRLDLDQHLVLSYRAFVGDVQLSSWDGLMGAYPSRLFVLPLAQVIDEYTKTELRSLASVPIKLSRPEIEGLVQHAAEMHWSYDGNYYFLSNNCAVENLKLLRSGTHNPKLIGLDSILPNGLLEVLKGRGLADTSVLDDPKEALRLGYRFDSYRDRYQAMFEVLKKHLPIKQNTVEEWMALPASERSQWFGKADLRTSAAILLLEQASLRRQLLLAQDEVKQSYLGARELKDGKVSKATTTLQEILASSGFLSRPAELLGSGGYGLPQANEWQRLEAESSQRQKQLKRLTGDLDKEVRALLEPARAREIAANEANLKQMGDHLRALHKAAGGLELP, from the coding sequence GTGAGGAAACTTCGCGCCTGGCTGCTTGCTGGCGCGCTGTCGCTGGTGGGGACGCATGCCTTTGCCAGCCTGACACTGGAACTGCACACTGACGGCCTCGACGCCGCTCAACAACACGCCAGCCAGACGCTGCTCGACGAAGCCATGCGTGCGCTACCGCCGAGTTTCGTCGAGGCCCTGGACCGAAAGGTTGAAGTAAGTTGGTCCAGTGACATGCCGCAAAATGCCTACGGGCAGGCTGCCGGTCCTTATCAGTTGTATCTCAACAGCCACTTGCTCGCCTCCCTGACGGATGGCTCGGCAGCCACCGCAGAGACCGGCCGGCCGCACGGTACCGTGCGCCGGGAACTGCTGGCCACTGTTCTGCATGAGCTGACCCATGTGTATGACCGCGCCCGTTTGTGGTCGGCCACCGAGCGGGCGACCCTCTTCCGCTGCTCGTCGCGCAACAGCTCGCTGGGCAAAGTCGGCCTGCCCGACGATTGCCGCGGTCAGACCGAGCGACGCTTTACCCTGAGTGACGACCCGCGCCTGCTGGACCTCGCAGGCTGGCAGCAATACGTCGGACGTCGTGGCGAACGCGAGGAGCACAACGGCCAGGTCGCGCGCAGCCCGGACATCTACGAAACCACCAGCCCGTTGGAGTTCGTGGCGGTCAACATGGAGTATTTCCTGCTCGACCCGGCCTACGCCTGCCGTCGCCCTGCGCTGTACGCCTATTACAAGGAGCGTTTCGGCTGGGCACCCGCCGCACGCGCTGAATGCCCAACGTATTATCCTTACCTGAATGCGGGCAGCGACTTCGGCCGCGAGCCGCTGGGCAAGCTGGACCCCGAGCGGGTCTATGCGGTCGACTACCTGCTGGCCGAAGCGAATCAAAATTGGGCCAGCCGTTGGGGCCACAGCATGCTGCGTCTGGTCATCTGCAAACCCGGTCGCCCGCGTGGCCCGGATTGCCGTCTCGACCTGGATCAGCATCTGGTCCTGTCGTACCGGGCGTTTGTCGGTGATGTCCAGCTCTCCAGCTGGGACGGACTGATGGGCGCTTACCCGTCACGCCTGTTCGTGCTGCCGCTGGCTCAAGTCATCGACGAATACACCAAGACCGAACTGCGCAGCCTGGCGTCAGTGCCGATCAAGCTGTCGCGCCCGGAAATCGAAGGGCTGGTTCAGCATGCTGCCGAGATGCACTGGAGCTACGACGGCAACTATTACTTCCTGTCCAACAACTGTGCCGTTGAAAACCTCAAACTGCTGCGCAGCGGCACCCATAACCCCAAGCTGATCGGTCTGGACAGCATCTTGCCGAACGGCCTGCTTGAGGTCCTGAAAGGCCGAGGTCTGGCGGACACCAGCGTGCTGGACGATCCCAAGGAAGCGCTACGCCTGGGCTACCGATTCGACTCTTACCGTGATCGCTATCAGGCCATGTTCGAAGTGCTGAAAAAGCACCTGCCGATCAAGCAGAACACCGTGGAAGAGTGGATGGCCCTGCCAGCCAGTGAGCGTAGTCAGTGGTTCGGCAAGGCGGACCTGCGCACCAGCGCTGCGATTCTACTGCTCGAGCAGGCCAGCCTGCGTCGGCAATTGCTGCTGGCCCAGGACGAAGTGAAACAGAGCTATCTTGGCGCGCGGGAGTTGAAAGACGGCAAGGTGTCCAAGGCCACCACGACGCTGCAGGAGATCCTCGCCAGCAGCGGGTTCCTCAGTCGTCCCGCTGAACTGCTGGGCAGCGGCGGTTATGGCTTGCCGCAGGCCAATGAGTGGCAACGGCTTGAGGCAGAAAGCAGCCAGCGTCAGAAGCAGCTCAAGCGTCTGACGGGCGACCTCGACAAAGAGGTTCGCGCCCTGCTGGAGCCAGCTCGCGCCCGAGAAATTGCTGCGAATGAAGCCAATCTCAAACAGATGGGCGACCATCTCCGCGCACTGCACAAGGCAGCAGGCGGGCTGGAACTGCCTTGA
- a CDS encoding HU family DNA-binding protein, with protein MRKPEVVAAIAEKADLTQEKSARVLNAILEHITDALSRKDSVTLVGFGTFLQRHRGARTGKNPQTGEPVKIKASNTVAFKPGKALKDSVNP; from the coding sequence ATGCGTAAACCAGAAGTTGTTGCCGCCATTGCTGAAAAGGCGGATCTCACCCAGGAAAAATCCGCTCGCGTCCTCAATGCCATCCTTGAACACATTACTGACGCACTGAGCCGCAAGGACAGTGTCACGCTGGTAGGTTTCGGGACTTTTCTGCAACGCCATCGCGGCGCACGGACTGGCAAAAACCCACAGACCGGTGAGCCGGTAAAAATCAAGGCAAGCAACACGGTTGCCTTCAAGCCGGGGAAAGCTCTGAAAGACAGCGTCAACCCTTGA
- a CDS encoding NAD(P)/FAD-dependent oxidoreductase, translated as MSAPVVIIGTGLAGYNLAREFRKLDSETPLLLITADDGRSYSKPMLSTGFGKNKEADALSMAEPGAMADQLKAEVRTHTRISGIDPGHKRLWIGEEAVHYRDLVLAWGAETIRVPVEGDASDAVFPINDLQDYARFRAAAAGKRRVLILGAGLIGCEFANDLILGGYEVDLVAPCEQVMPTLLPEAAAVAVRAGLENIGARFHLGPVLTRLQRSDEGLQAQLSDGQIIACDLVVSAIGLRPRIELAAAAGLQTGRGILVDRQLQTSHANIHALGDCAEVDGLNLLYVMPLMSCARALAQTLAGTPTAVKYGPMPITVKTPACPLVVSPPPRGADGRWSVEGQGADIKALCHDAEGNLLGYALTGSAVMEKLALNKVLPALLT; from the coding sequence ATGAGTGCACCTGTCGTCATCATCGGTACTGGCCTGGCGGGCTATAACCTCGCTCGGGAGTTTCGCAAGCTGGACAGCGAGACCCCGCTGCTACTGATCACGGCCGACGATGGCCGCTCTTATTCCAAGCCGATGTTGTCGACCGGCTTTGGCAAGAACAAGGAAGCCGATGCCCTGAGCATGGCCGAGCCAGGTGCAATGGCTGACCAGCTCAAGGCAGAGGTACGCACCCATACGCGGATCAGTGGCATAGACCCTGGCCACAAGCGTCTGTGGATTGGCGAAGAAGCTGTCCACTATCGCGACCTGGTGCTGGCCTGGGGCGCCGAGACCATCCGTGTGCCCGTCGAGGGTGACGCCAGCGATGCGGTCTTCCCGATCAACGACCTTCAGGACTACGCGCGTTTCCGGGCCGCTGCGGCCGGCAAACGACGGGTTCTGATTCTGGGGGCCGGGCTGATCGGCTGCGAGTTTGCCAACGACCTGATTCTGGGCGGTTACGAAGTGGATCTGGTCGCGCCGTGCGAGCAGGTCATGCCTACCCTGTTGCCGGAGGCCGCTGCGGTTGCGGTAAGGGCCGGGCTCGAAAACATAGGTGCACGTTTCCATCTGGGCCCCGTGCTGACCCGGTTGCAGCGTAGCGATGAAGGTCTGCAGGCGCAGCTGTCCGACGGGCAGATCATTGCGTGCGACCTGGTGGTATCAGCCATAGGTCTGCGGCCCAGGATCGAGCTGGCTGCCGCAGCGGGCTTGCAGACCGGCCGCGGCATTCTCGTCGACCGTCAGTTGCAAACCTCGCACGCCAACATCCATGCCTTGGGCGACTGTGCCGAGGTCGACGGCCTGAACCTGTTGTACGTCATGCCGCTGATGAGTTGTGCACGTGCTCTGGCCCAGACCCTGGCGGGAACACCGACAGCGGTGAAATACGGTCCCATGCCGATCACGGTGAAAACACCGGCGTGCCCGCTGGTGGTTTCGCCACCGCCGCGTGGAGCAGATGGGCGCTGGAGCGTTGAGGGGCAGGGGGCCGACATCAAGGCGCTGTGTCACGACGCTGAAGGCAATCTGCTGGGCTATGCGCTGACAGGATCTGCCGTCATGGAGAAACTCGCGCTGAATAAGGTGTTACCTGCGTTATTGACCTGA
- a CDS encoding rubredoxin, producing the protein MKKWQCIVCGLIYNEADGWPDDGIAAGTLWQDVPEDWLCPDCGVGKMDFEMIEIA; encoded by the coding sequence ATGAAGAAGTGGCAATGCATCGTCTGCGGCCTTATCTACAACGAAGCCGACGGCTGGCCGGATGACGGAATCGCCGCCGGTACGCTCTGGCAGGACGTCCCTGAAGACTGGCTGTGCCCGGACTGCGGCGTCGGCAAGATGGACTTCGAAATGATCGAAATTGCCTGA
- a CDS encoding chorismate--pyruvate lyase family protein, whose translation MIQHPPVFISPVWLQREQMSDSPEPVILDWLFNQDSLTRRLDRLSDGGFSVFPLFEGWQPLRSDECRALDLPPNSEGWVREVHLRGNGCNWVFARSVAARSALQDGGLNMDRLGARSLGELLFSDPAFARGTLEVCRYPADGLPAAEAASQWPTTLWARRSRFSRGTLSVLVAEVFLPALCDMLHNKDRA comes from the coding sequence GTGATCCAGCATCCCCCTGTATTCATTAGCCCGGTCTGGCTGCAACGCGAGCAAATGAGCGACTCGCCCGAGCCTGTTATTCTCGACTGGCTGTTCAATCAGGACTCGCTTACCCGCAGGCTGGACCGTCTGTCTGACGGCGGTTTCAGCGTGTTCCCGCTGTTCGAAGGCTGGCAACCCCTGCGCAGCGACGAATGCAGGGCGCTCGACCTGCCCCCGAACAGCGAAGGCTGGGTCCGCGAGGTGCATCTACGTGGCAACGGCTGCAACTGGGTATTCGCGCGCAGTGTCGCAGCCCGTAGCGCCTTGCAGGACGGCGGCTTGAATATGGACCGGTTGGGCGCCCGCTCGCTGGGCGAATTGCTGTTCAGCGACCCTGCGTTTGCGCGAGGCACGCTTGAGGTGTGTCGTTACCCCGCAGACGGGTTACCTGCTGCTGAAGCGGCTTCACAATGGCCCACAACGCTTTGGGCACGCCGCTCGCGATTCAGTCGTGGCACGCTGAGCGTGCTGGTCGCCGAAGTCTTTCTACCCGCTCTGTGCGACATGCTGCACAACAAGGACCGTGCCTGA
- the ubiA gene encoding 4-hydroxybenzoate octaprenyltransferase has product MYLSLLKSLNRLSPRAWDFIQLMRIDKPIGIYLLLWPTLWAVWIAGKGAPSLKTVFIFVVGVFLMRAAGCVINDFADRKVDGHVKRTEQRPLVSGKISSREALALFAVLVGLSFVLVLFTNPSTLWLSFGGLALAASYPFMKRYTYYPQVVLGAAFSWGMPMAFTAETGELPAAAWLLYIANLLWTVGYDTYYAMVDRDDDLRIGVKSTAVLFGDADRVIILTLQGLALGCLMLAGARFELGMCFYLGLLAAAGCFAWEFWSTRQRGRDACFKAFLHNHWAGLAIFLGIVADYALR; this is encoded by the coding sequence ATGTACCTGTCATTGCTCAAATCACTCAATCGCCTGAGCCCGCGCGCCTGGGACTTCATTCAGCTCATGCGCATCGACAAGCCCATCGGCATTTATCTGCTGTTGTGGCCAACCCTGTGGGCGGTGTGGATTGCCGGCAAAGGCGCGCCGTCGCTGAAAACCGTGTTCATTTTCGTAGTCGGCGTGTTTCTGATGCGTGCAGCGGGCTGCGTTATCAATGACTTCGCCGACCGCAAGGTAGACGGCCACGTCAAACGTACCGAGCAACGCCCGCTGGTCAGCGGCAAAATCAGTTCACGTGAAGCACTGGCGTTGTTCGCGGTGCTGGTCGGTCTGAGTTTTGTGCTGGTGCTGTTCACCAACCCGAGCACCCTCTGGCTGTCGTTCGGCGGCCTGGCGCTGGCCGCCAGTTACCCGTTCATGAAGCGCTACACCTATTACCCGCAAGTGGTGCTGGGCGCAGCGTTCTCGTGGGGTATGCCCATGGCGTTCACCGCCGAAACCGGCGAACTGCCTGCCGCCGCCTGGCTGCTGTACATCGCCAATCTGCTCTGGACAGTGGGTTATGACACTTACTACGCCATGGTGGATCGTGACGATGATCTGAGAATCGGCGTGAAATCCACGGCCGTACTGTTCGGTGATGCTGACCGCGTGATCATCCTGACCCTGCAAGGTCTGGCGCTGGGCTGTCTGATGCTGGCCGGCGCACGTTTCGAACTGGGTATGTGCTTCTATTTGGGGTTGCTGGCAGCAGCCGGATGCTTCGCCTGGGAGTTCTGGAGTACACGCCAGCGTGGACGGGATGCGTGCTTCAAGGCCTTTCTGCACAACCATTGGGCCGGGCTGGCGATATTCCTCGGTATCGTGGCCGATTACGCACTGCGTTGA
- the phoB gene encoding phosphate regulon transcriptional regulator PhoB, with product MAGRSILIVDDEAPIREMIAVALEMAGYDCIEAENSQQAHAIIVDRKPDLILLDWMLPGTSGIELARRLKRDELTGDIPIIMLTAKGEEDNKIQGLEVGADDYITKPFSPRELVARLKAVLRRAGPTDGEAPIEVGGLLLDPISHRVTIDGKPAEMGPTEYRLLQFFMTHQERAYTRGQLLDQVWGGNVYVEERTVDVHIRRLRKALGDAYENLVQTVRGTGYRFSTKS from the coding sequence ATGGCTGGCAGGAGCATTCTGATCGTTGACGACGAAGCGCCTATTCGCGAAATGATCGCCGTTGCGTTGGAAATGGCCGGCTATGACTGTATTGAAGCCGAAAACTCTCAGCAGGCTCACGCGATCATCGTCGACCGCAAGCCGGACCTGATCCTGCTCGACTGGATGCTGCCCGGCACGTCCGGCATAGAGCTGGCGCGCCGTCTCAAGCGTGATGAGCTGACCGGCGACATCCCGATCATCATGCTCACGGCCAAGGGCGAAGAGGACAACAAGATCCAGGGCCTGGAAGTAGGCGCTGACGACTACATCACCAAGCCGTTCTCACCGCGTGAACTGGTCGCCCGCCTCAAGGCTGTGCTGCGCCGTGCCGGGCCGACGGATGGCGAAGCGCCTATCGAAGTCGGCGGCCTGCTGCTTGATCCGATCAGCCACCGTGTGACCATCGACGGCAAACCGGCTGAAATGGGCCCGACCGAATACCGCCTGCTGCAATTCTTCATGACCCACCAGGAACGCGCCTATACCCGCGGCCAGTTGCTTGATCAGGTCTGGGGCGGCAACGTCTATGTCGAGGAACGCACTGTCGATGTCCATATCCGTCGCCTGCGCAAGGCCTTGGGTGACGCTTACGAAAATCTGGTACAAACCGTGCGCGGCACCGGCTATCGCTTTTC